The stretch of DNA tgaATAAACTGGCCaaagttttttataaaaaaaaaatctggtttgAGACTTTTTAAGACTCCCATTCTCTAAAGGCATGGCAGGAAAGCGGTGGTCTCCAATCTTTGACTGTCCAGCTGAAGCAAAAATttgaagagccacaggttggaaacCATTGCTCTAAGGGTTCTTCTACATGGCCTGAAGATCATGACTGCAAACGTTCATATAAACCCTTGTTTTCAACCATTGCTTAGTGTACACGGGGCTCACTACCGGCCGGCAAACTCTTGTTTATCAGGTGATCAGATCTGTTATGCAAACTGAATGGGAACGAATGATCGTACTAACAGTCATTTGTCCCCTTGTCAGTTTGCATCGAAATGTCTAAAATGTCCATTCAAGGACAGATCAATTTTGTTTATCTCCACTCGTTTCGGACTAAAATTGTCACTAAAGGGTCATTCTGAACTGTTGTCCTACCAATACTGGGAAGAATCTGTTGGGGAAGAGCTGGAAGCGTGTCAGGATAGGGCCCCCACTGTACGCTCCAGCAGTGCCCCCTCCTTGAGGTACGAAAAAGAGAATTATGTGCCTATGGAAGGGTTGGGTGAGTACAAGACCATGTACATTAAATGAACCCTATATAGTTGGTGCCAGTAAAAGCATCACAAAGTGAAGACCTTGTAAGAAGAACCACATTTCTAAGGGACTGGCCTTGACTTATTCTGGACAGCTGAATGGCACTTGGGATGAGTATTTTATGGGCACAATTTAGTCCTGCTTCAAAAGGTAGCACTTTTTGCTCATACCTTTGAAACAGTGTTTTCTCCCCAGGTGTGAGGTAGGACACATAAAGATCCACAGCTCTCATATTATTTAAACATTCACAAGGAAGGTCCTTGGGTTTAATACAGTAGAAGGCCTCTTCGTAGAACTCATCTTTGTACTCGCAAACCTCTTCAGCTGCGTTTGGCAGAAAGCCACAGTAGGAGATAGCTTGCTTGCCCAGGTATTCATATCTTCCATGGTAACCAAGAACCCCTTGACTGGCATGCCGTGATCTCCAGAGGGCTGCAATTCCTTCACTAGGATGCCACAGTCTAATAGAGACCTTGGCTTTGTCATCAGCCCATTGTAATGGAAAGTGGATATGGTAGGATCCATTGAGAAAGTCTTCCACCCTGCCAGACACAGCAGCCCCAAGCTCTGGAGAAAAGAGTCGTGATCTTATGAGGTCTCCTCCATTGGTCTTCCTGTTACCCAGGTAATCGTACATATCGACCTGTACCACAAGGTCTTCTCCAACACAGTATTGTACTCTTTTGTTGACTATGGACACAATACTGTTCTTGCCACTTGTACTTCTGTCAAAGTTGGTGAACGTAACATTTGGAATATGTTTTTGGATTTTGTCAAAGACTTTATTTATTTCAGACTGAAGATCATATTTTCTCAGAGGCTGAAGCGTTGTTTCATTCTTTTGGATGTTGATTTTAATTTCCCTCACAGAACCAACACAGTTTCCGATCAAGTATCTAAGGGAATCCTGCAAATATGAAAGAAGAAGTTTTGGACACAATGGTACTAAAGATGACAATGACAGCTTGGATTAAGATGTACCTAGCGTTATACTTTCTTAATATGCTTTGTGAACTTTGCTGACTCTATGAAGGACAAACAGATTGGGGTTAGATGGCTCAAAGCCCCTTGAGATGCCATCATGTCTGGTGTAAATATCACCTATTGTAGGACCTGCTTTGTGTCAAAAGCTACCAGTGGAGTCATCAACCTCCTCAAACAGTTTTAGGCAGATGTCCACCTGTTGGCACCGTTAGCGTTATGGACTGTAAACCCCTACAGATGTCACAAAGCCTAGTGTTGATATCAGTAAGACCAACGTAGTGTAAAATGTCTGTGTGGACTGGAAGCCACTAGCGTTGCTAGACATGTCAAAAGCTGAAGTTGAATGTCATCTACTCTGTGGTCATACACTTTAGGCAAACTCCTGTTCTAAATGGAGGAAGGAGAGAAATTGTCTGCTGAACTCCTCTGGAGGCAGCTTTTCTCctcaagaacaaaaggattggacatGTTGAGATCCAGCTGTCCCATCCTTATCTCATCTGCCATCCAAAGAGAATCAGAAGGAACTTTAGATGGTTGATCAGATCAGTCCCACCGAAATTGGTGGATATCAGGCAAGGGACACAAGATCTTTCTAGAAATGTTCATTCACTGAGATAACTTTTGGCCACGAGTGACCTAGATGCTGATGGTTGTTTTCTTCATCttatacacttctcatttccaaggtgttacgaccatcctgcaatccagcagctagAACGagacgtgtataatgtgatggaaaaatgagtttTTATTGTTCTGGGTGGTTTATTTGCCTTTTGACTAAGGTTTagtgaaaaaaattctaagtggaaAATTATAGCAGGACCATTCATCTTCTTGGAACGCCTGAGCTCAAACGTACGTGTGTGTAATTCCTGGTATTTGGCGTGTCTCCATTGCTAAACATTGTCTTTAAGGTCATACATCCCAGGTTATACGTACATGAATGTAATTAGAATATACGGTATATAATTAGAATATATATAATATCAGCTCTTTTCTTACCTGGCAGATCATTAAGGGCATTGTCATTTATAGGGTGAATTCCTCAATAATTTCCTCAATAAAGTCATGTTAAATATGGAGCTTTTCTTATGGCAGAGTCGTATGCaggaggctgtacagagaaagaaaCAGTCCCTGTGGCTCCCAGCTGTCTGTACTCTGTGTGCCGCATATAGTGATCCACTTTATTGGTTATTGTCAAGCCTCCAATTTTATCTGTGTGAAGACACACTATTTGCTAGAAATGTGCTGTCCGACAACCCAAAGGCTGCAGTTGTCAGGCAGTGCTTATACCTAGCGACTAGTTAGTTGGTCACAGCTTGACTGATACTTGAGCGGGGATTGTCCGAGATCACGCTCTACCCTTATATTTAAGATGAGAACCTTCTTCAGGCGTCATACACCATATTAGAGGTGAAGGAAAGCATGAGGGTTGAGGTTGTCAGATTTGTAGGTTGAAGGTAGATGTCTCAGAGCGTGCAGGAGGTCAATACAAAATGCAGCCGACCGTATTTTCCTTACCTGGAGCAAGCTTTTATGCCAGGACAGACTCAGCAGGAAGATGGCGGTAATTAACACTGCTA from Bufo bufo chromosome 7, aBufBuf1.1, whole genome shotgun sequence encodes:
- the LOC121008714 gene encoding NXPE family member 4-like, whose product is MEVMQQLGKRSQIQSNPEDSLRYLIGNCVGSVREIKINIQKNETTLQPLRKYDLQSEINKVFDKIQKHIPNVTFTNFDRSTSGKNSIVSIVNKRVQYCVGEDLVVQVDMYDYLGNRKTNGGDLIRSRLFSPELGAAVSGRVEDFLNGSYHIHFPLQWADDKAKVSIRLWHPSEGIAALWRSRHASQGVLGYHGRYEYLGKQAISYCGFLPNAAEEVCEYKDEFYEEAFYCIKPKDLPCECLNNMRAVDLYVSYLTPGEKTLFQRYEQKVLPFEAGLNCAHKILIPSAIQLSRISQGQSLRNVVLLTRSSLCDAFTGTNYIGFI